From the genome of Gallus gallus isolate bGalGal1 chromosome 24, bGalGal1.mat.broiler.GRCg7b, whole genome shotgun sequence, one region includes:
- the LOC428244 gene encoding G protein-activated inward rectifier potassium channel 4-like, whose translation MAAVLPASSSTEPQHGLCTHNSVGSTWLPREEPRGRRNSIPPAQAPTARHMLAYLPRPPTDTSRYGTFPQKPEVSAAPMLLTAAAAERSALVPNDLSPPRGTDVPSDPAPTQSCVDSEAVGPTRRWPSVSITTSDVPKHRRASRQDHPPTLRDGTSRWYPRHTRSVPSILSPARSRTPNRSIVSIPASERLQSRRCKLIEDERPLGLAGKQQRQRYVTKVGKCQVNLGNIQEKKRFLSDIFTTIVDLKYRWFLFVFMMCYIVTWVVFGTIYFFDAWIRDDINHIGDPEWKACIENVDNFISALLFSVESQRTIGYGSRIVTANCAEGVILLMAQSIIGSMIDALMVGCMFVKISRPKKRAQTLIFSKNCVISHRDEKLCLMFRIGDLRESHMVDAKIRAKLIKSRQTKEGEFIPLEQSELNLGYDTGEDRLFLVEPQIICHVINQHSPFWDLSAESLKREQFEIIIILEGIVEATGMTCQARTSYTEDEILWGYRFEPCMSLEKGAFRVDYSRFELTFEVQTPAVSAREMQEMAELERRDRSTPSLCWELLPQPCGP comes from the exons atggctgcagtgcttcctgccagcagcagcacggagccACAGCACGGCCTCTGCACCCACAACAGCGTGGGCAGCACCTGGCTTCCACGCGAGGAGCCCCGGGGCCGCAGGAACTCCATCCCACCCGCACAGGCACCCACTGCCAGGCACATGCTGGCCTACCTGCCACGGCCACCCACCGACACCAGCCGCTATGGCACCTTCCCCCAGAAG CCTGAAGTCTCAGCTGCCCCCATGcttctcacagctgctgctgctgagagaagTGCCCTGGTTCCAAACGACCTCTCCCCACCCCGTGGCACCGATGTTCCTAGCGACCCAGCTCCCACGCAGAGCTGCGTGGACTCGGAGGCCGTGGGACCCACCAGGCGCTGGCCCAGTGTCTCCATCACCACCAGTGACGTGCCCAAGCACCGCCGGGCCTCCCGCCAAGATCACCCACCCACGCTGCGTGACGGCACCTCCCGCTGGTACCCACGGCACACCCGCAGCGTGCCCAGCATCCTCAGCCCTGCACGGAGCAGGACGCCCAACCGCAGCATCGTCTCCATCCCCGCCTCCGAGAGGCTGCAGAGCCGGCGTTGCAAGCTGATAGAGGACGAGCGGCCGCTGGGCCTGGCCGGCAAGCAGCAGCGCCAGCGCTACGTCACCAAAGTGGGCAAGTGCCAAGTGAACCTGGGCAACATCCAGGAGAAGAAGAGGTTCCTCTCGGACATTTTCACCACTATTGTGGACCTCAAGTACCGCTGgttcctctttgttttcatgATGTGCTATATTGTCACCTGGGTTGTCTTCGGCACCATCTATTTCTTTGATGCATGGATAAGGGATGACATCAACCACATCGGGGACCCGGAGTGGAAGGCGTGCATCGAGAACGTGGACAATTTCATATCTGCCTTACTCTTCTCTGTGGAAAGTCAGAGGACCATTGGCTACGGCTCCAGGATCGTGACAGCCAACTGCGCCGAGGGCGTCATCCTGCTCATGGCGCAGTCCATCATTGGCTCCATGATTGATGCCCTCATGGTGGGGTGCATGTTTGTCAAGATCTCCAGGCCCAAGAAGCGTGCCCAGACCTTAATCTTCAGCAAAAATTGTGTCATCTCCCACAGGGACGAGAAGCTCTGTCTGATGTTCCGCATCGGGGACCTCCGCGAGAGCCACATGGTGGATGCAAAAATAAGAGCCAAACTGATCAAATCCCGGCAGACCAAAGAAGGGGAGTTCATCCCCTTGGAGCAGTCGGAGCTGAACTTAGGCTACGATACGGGGGAGGACAGGTTGTTCCTGGTGGAGCCCCAGATCATCTGCCACGTCATCAACCAGCACAGCCCCTTCTGGGACCTGTCGGCAGAGTCGCTGAAGAGGGAGCAGTTTGAGATCATCATCATCCTCGAGGGCATTGTGGAAGCTACGG GGATGACGTGCCAGGCCCGCACCTCCTACACCGAGGACGAGATCCTGTGGGGGTACCGCTTTGAGCCCTGCATGTCCCTGGAGAAAGGCGCCTTCCGTGTGGACTACAGCCGCTTCGAGCTGACCTTCGAGGTGCAGACCCCAGCAGTGAGCGCCAGGGAGATGCAGGAGATGGCAGAGCTGGAGCGCCGGGACCGCTCCACACCcagcctgtgctgggagctgctgccacagcccTGCGGGCCCTGA
- the CLDN25 gene encoding putative claudin-25: MAWSCNARLQVGAMLLALFGWVSSCVTTFVPLWKNFNLDLNELEIWTMGLWQVCIMQEEGATECKAHDSFLALPLELRVSRVLMCLSNGLGLLALLFASVGLDCWKTCEGKPDAKKQLLLAGGAAFGAAGITTLVPVSWVAYTTVLEFWDEAVPDIVPRWEFGEAMFLGWFAGSFLAAGGLLLIYSTCLSRTGTPAAPPATRPLRPVTHSPATMSPWSHHSHPKNADLVI, translated from the coding sequence ATGGCGTGGAGCTGCAACGCAAGGCTCCAGGTGGGCGCGATGCTGCTGGCGCTCTTCGGGTGGGTCTCGTCCTGCGTCACCACCTTTGTGCCTCTCTGGAAGAACTTCAACCTGGACTTGAATGAACTGGAGATCTGGACCATGGGGCTGTGGCAGGTGTGCATCATGCAGGAGGAGGGGGCCACGGAGTGCAAAGCCCACGACTCCTTTCTCGCCCTGCCGCTGGAGCTGCGCGTGTCCCGCGTCCTGATGTGCCTCTCCAACGGGCTGGGGCTCCTGGCACTCCTCTTTGCCAGCGTGGGCTTGGACTGCTGGAAGACATGCGAAGGAAAACCCGATGCCaagaaacagctgctgctcGCTGGAGGGGCGGCGTTCGGCGCGGCGGGGATCACCACTCTTGTGCCCGTCTCCTGGGTCGCCTACACCACAGTCCTTGAGTTCTGGGATGAAGCCGTTCCCGACATCGTCCCGCGGTGGGAGTTTGGTGAGGCGATGTTCCTGGGGTGGTTCGCTGGGTCCTTCCTCGCGGCAGGTGGGTTGCTTCTTATCTACAGCACCTGCCTGAGCCGGACTGGGACGCCCGCTGCACCTCCGGCTACCCGCCCGCTGCGGCCAGTGACACACAGCCCAGCCACGATGTCACCGTGGAGCCACCACTCACACCCCAAAAACGCTGACCTGGTAATCTGA